A single genomic interval of Oryctolagus cuniculus chromosome 19, mOryCun1.1, whole genome shotgun sequence harbors:
- the LOC100349636 gene encoding Krueppel-like factor 13: MAAAAYVDHFAAECLVSMSSRAVVHGPREVPEPWPEGAAAAAAAPAMPRADERRDGKDSASLFVVARILADLNQQARAPAAAERREGAAAAPPSPAWSEPEREQAPAGSGEPGLRQRGRRGRSSADLESPQRKHKCHYAGWEKVYGKSSHLKAHLRTHTGERPFACTWQDCNKKFARSDELARHYRTHTGEKFSCPICEKRFMRSDHLRKHPRRHANFHPGMLQRRGGGSRTGSLSDYSRSDASSPTISPASSP; encoded by the coding sequence ATGGCAGCCGCCGCCTATGTGGACCACTTTGCCGCCGAGTGCCTCGTGTCCATGTCCAGCCGCGCGGTCGTGCACGGGCCGCGGGAGGTGCCGGAGCCCTGGCCCGAAGgtgcggccgccgccgccgcggcccccGCGATGCCCCGCGCCGACGAGCGCCGCGACGGCAAGGACAGCGCCTCGCTGTTCGTGGTGGCGCGGATCCTAGCGGACCTCAACCAACAGGCGCGGGCACCCGCCGCGGCGGAGCGCAGAGAGGGGGCCGCGGCCGCGCCCCCCAGCCCCGCATGGAGCGAGCCCGAGCGGGAGCAGGCGCCCGCGGGGAGCGGCGAGCCCGGCCTCAGACAAAGGGGTCGACGGGGCCGGAGCAGCGCCGACCTCGAGTCCCCACAGAGGAAGCACAAGTGCCACTACGCGGGCTGGGAGAAAGTTTACGGGAAATCCTCGCACCTCAAGGCGCACCTGAGAACTCACACAGGTGAGCGGCCCTTCGCCTGCACCTGGCAGGACTGCAACAAGAAGTTTGCCCGCTCGGACGAGCTGGCGCGGCACTATCGCACGCACACCGGCGAGAAGTTCAGCTGCCCCATCTGCGAGAAGCGCTTCATGCGCAGCGACCACCTGAGGAAGCACCCGCGACGCCACGCCAACTTCCACCCGGGCATGCTGCAGCGGCGCGGCGGGGGCTCGCGGACCGGCTCGCTGAGCGACTACAGCCGCTCGGACGCCAGCAGCCCCACCATCAGCCCGGCCAGCTCGCCGTGA